From Penaeus monodon isolate SGIC_2016 chromosome 42, NSTDA_Pmon_1, whole genome shotgun sequence, one genomic window encodes:
- the LOC119599409 gene encoding larval cuticle protein A2B-like: MSLKVVVFACVAAVALCDKAPVYAPPPPAYAPAPYHAPEPAYHAPAHYEPEYPDVPPKYNYNYGVADGYSGANFGHTESRDGYKTEGSYTVDLPDGRKQIVTYVDNGDGLIAEVTYEGEAQYPEHTPAYKPAPPAYGPPPPTYA; the protein is encoded by the exons ATGTCTCTCAAG GTCGTCGTCTTCGCCTGCGTGGCTGCCGTTGCTCTGTGCGACAAGGCCCCAGTctacgcccctcctcctcccgcctacGCCCCTGCACCTTACCACGCCCCCGAACCAGCCTACCACGCCCCTGCACACTACGAGCCCGAATACCCTGAT GTGCCCCCGAAGTACAACTACAACTACGGCGTCGCCGACGGCTACTCCGGCGCCAACTTCGGCCACACtgagtcccgcgacggctacaagaccGAAGGCAGCTACACCGTCGACCTTCCCGACGGTCGCAAGCAGATCGTCACATATGTGGACAACGGCGACGGTCTGATTgctgaggtcacctacgagggcgaggctcagtaccccgagCACACTCCCGCCTACAAGCCCGCTCCCCCCGCCtacggcccccctccccccacctatgcCTAA
- the LOC119599415 gene encoding cuticle protein 7-like, producing the protein MSLKVVVLACVAAVALCDKAPVYAPPPPAYAPAPYHAPEPAYHAPAHYEPEYPDVPPKYNYNYGVADGYSGANFAASESRDGYKTEGSYTVDLPDGRKQIVTYVDNGDGLIAEVTYEGEAQYPEHTPAYKPAPPAYGPPPPTYA; encoded by the exons ATGTCTCTCAAG GTCGTCGTCCTCGCCTGCGTGGCTGCCGTTGCTCTGTGCGACAAGGCCCCAGTCTACGCCCCTCCTCCGCCCGCCTACGCTCCTGCACCTTACCACGCCCCCGAACCAGCCTACCACGCCCCTGCACATTACGAGCCCGAATACCCTGAT GTGCCGCCGAAGTACAACTACAACTACGGCGTCGCCGACGGCTACTCCGGCGCCAACTTCGCCGCCTCGGAGTCCCGCGACGGATACAAGACCGAGGGCAGctacaccgtcgacctccccgacggccgcaagcagatcgtcaCATATGTGGACAACGGCGACGGTCTGATTgctgaggtcacctacgagggcgaggctcagtaccctGAGCACACTCCCGCCTATAAGCCTGCTCCCCCTGCCtatggcccccctccccccacctatgcCTAA
- the LOC119599410 gene encoding larval cuticle protein A2B-like: MSLKVVVLACVAAVALCDKAPVYAPPPPAYAPAPYHAPEPAYHAPAHYEPEYPDVPPKYNYNYGVADGYSGANFGHTESRDGYKTEGSYTVDLPDGRKQIVTYVDNGDGLIAEVTYEGEAQYPEHTPAYKPAPPAYGPPPPTYA; this comes from the exons ATGTCTCTCAAG GTCGTCGTCCTCGCCTGCGTGGCTGCCGTTGCTCTGTGCGACAAGGCCCCAGTctacgcccctcctcctcccgcctacGCCCCTGCACCTTACCACGCTCCCGAACCAGCCTACCACGCCCCTGCACACTACGAGCCTGAATACCCTGAT GTGCCCCCGAAGTACAACTACAACTACGGCGTTGCCGACGGCTACTCCGGCGCCAACTTCGGCCACACtgagtcccgcgacggctacaagaccgaaggcagctacaccgtcgaccttcccgacggccgcaagcagatTGTCACATATGTGGACAACGGCGACGGTCTGATTgctgaggtcacctacgagggcgaggctcagtaccccgagCACACTCCCGCCTACAAGCCCGCTCCCCCCGCCtacggcccccctccccccacctatgcTTAA
- the LOC119599414 gene encoding cuticle protein 19.8-like, protein MSLKVVVLACVAAVALCDKAPVYAPPPPAYAPAPYHAPEPAYHAPAHYEPEYPDVPPKYNYNYGVADGYSGANFGHSESRDGYKTEGSYTVDLPDGRKQIVTYVDNGDGLIAEVTYEGEAQYPEHTPAYKPAPPAYGPPPPTYA, encoded by the exons ATGTCTCTCAAG GTCGTCGTTCTCGCCTGCGTGGCTGCCGTTGCTCTGTGCGACAAGGCCCCAGTctacgcccctcctccccccgcctacGCCCCTGCACCTTACCACGCCCCCGAACCAGCCTACCACGCCCCTGCACACTACGAGCCCGAATACcctgat GTGCCACCGAAGTACAACTACAACTACGGTGTCGCCGATGGCTACTCCGGCGCCAACTTCGGCCACTCagagtcccgcgacggctacaagaccgagggcagctacaccgtcgacctccccgacggccgcaagcagatcgtcaCATATGTGGACAACGGCGACGGTCTGATTgctgaggtcacctacgagggcgaggctcagtaccccgagCACACTCCCGCCTACAAGCCCGCTCCCCCCGCCtacggcccccctccccccacctatgcCTAA
- the LOC119599398 gene encoding cuticle protein 7-like, translating to MSLKVVVLACVAAVALCDKAPVYAPPPPAYAPAPYHAPEPAYHAPAHYEPEYPDVPPKYNYNYGVADGYSGANFGHTESRDGYKTEGTYTVDLPDGRKQIVTYVDNGDGLIAEVTYEGEAQYPEHTPAYKPAPPAYKPAPPAYGPPPPTYA from the exons ATGTCTCTCAAG GTCGTCGTCCTCGCCTGCGTGGCTGCCGTTGCTCTGTGCGACAAGGCCCCAGTCTACGCCCCTCCTCCGCCCGCCTACGCTCCTGCACCGTATCACGCCCCCGAACCTGCCTACCACGCCCCTGCACACTACGAGCCCGAATACCctgat GTGCCCCCGAAGTACAACTACAACTACGGCGTCGCCGACGGATACTCTGGCGCCAACTTCGGCCACACTGAGTCCCGCGACGGATACAAGACCGAGGGCACCTACACCGTCGACCTTcccgacggccgcaagcagatcgtcaCATATGTGGACAACGGCGACGGTCTGATTgctgaggtcacctacgagggcgaggctcagtaccccgagCACACTCCCGCCTACAAGCCCGCTCCCCCCGCCTACAAGCCCGCTCCCCCCGCCtacggcccccctccccccacctatgcCTAA